Part of the Caulifigura coniformis genome, TGTGCTGGCGGTGACATTCCAGCTGATGGGCCGCGGCCAGTTCACGGCTCGATTCGTCGAGCCAGATCTCAGTGATTCGCCCCGGTCCGTACAGGGTTGTCCAGGTCAGGTTGAACAGCACCGACTCCCCCGGCGCCAGATCGGTCAGCTTCGCGAATCCCGTCCCCCGATACACCCGCGTGCCGGGCGTGAAGTCGAAGCTCTGCGGCTTTCCGACCGCGACCCCGTCTCGTTCCAGTGAGGCGATCAGCTTGCGCGCCGACGGATCGATCGACGCGACCTTCCAGGTCCGGCCGTTCCGTGCATGGTGCGTGAAGTCATCCTCGAGCCGGAAGCAGCGCCGGAAATCGAGCTCGGGAGTCTTGCGGTTGTTATTCGCAGCCGGTGGAGGCGTCTGATCGTTCGCTGCCCGCAGGTAAAACTCTCCGTGAAGATGCGTTCCCAGCGGGATGTCCTGCAGGGCGGCCGGAGATCCGTGATAGGAAATCGAACCGTAGGGCAGCATCACCGCGTCGAGCGGAAGGTCCCAGATGCTCCGATCCTGGCTGTCGTTGCGATCGACCCGCAGATGGAACCGGCGTTCGAGGTGGTCGACCTGGATCAGTTCCCCGGAAATCGCGTGCGCCGAGCCTTCAGGCGGAAACCGGCCGTCAATCAGTGGATACCACTGCGGGTCATCCTTCTTGTCGCTCCCCTTCGCAGCGCGCGTGGGACGCGCATTGATCGGACCGTCCGCATCGATTCGGAACGGAGGTCCTTCGCCGGCGAAGAGCGTCCCCGCGACGATCAAGCTGCAGTAGCCGAGGCAGGTCGACAGGAAGCGCATGGTTGTGGATCACGAGCAAGAAGGAGGTTGCCGGTCGCTGGATCGTTCGAATCCGTCACGCCAGCAGTTCGGACAGAGGACGGATTCCGTCCTGGAAGGTCCCCGCAGGCACGTCCACGCGTTGCAGCATCGTGAGCAGCAGGTTGCTCAGCCTCGCATCACTGTCGACCGGCCGCGAGCACAGGCGGTAGTGGCCCGCCGCGTCCGCCACGTTGTACTGGCCGATCTTCGGCAGGTTGAAATCGACATGCTGCCCATGCCGGTATCCCAGCGCGCGTCCCCCGGCCAGCAACGTCGGCAGGTTCGCGTTGCCGTGGCTGTGGCCATAGGCCATGCCGCTTCCCCACAGCACCTGCGTCGTATCGAGCAGCGTCTGGCCGTTCTCTTCGCGGTGGGCCTTCAGCTGGTCGAGAAAGTAACTGAACTGCTCGACGAGGAATGTGTCGGTCTGCGTCAGCCGGCGAAGCTGTTCCGGGTCCCCGTTGTGGTGCGACAGGCCATGCCGCGTCTGCGAGATCCCGATGTCCGGAATCGCCCCTCCGTTCGATTCACTGCAGATCATGCACGTGATCACGCGGGTCGAATCCGTCCGCAGCGCCATGACCATGAGATCGTAGAACAGCCGGTGATATTCGCTCACGACGCTCATGTCGGCCTTGCGGCCGAGGCGCGAGGCATCGCCGCTGTCGAGTTTGGGCTTCGGAACGTTCAGCCACGATTCTGCCCGCTGCGTGCGGACTTCCACCTGGCGAACCGCCGTCAGGTATTCATCGAGCTTGTCGCGGTCGTTCTGCCCGAGGCGGCGATGCATCCGGCTCGCATCGTCGGCGACCAGGTCGAGAATGCTCCCGCGACGATTCAGCCGCCGGCGGATCGCCTGCGGGCTCTCCTTCTCCACGCCGAACAGCATGTTGAAAACGTTGACCGTGTTCCGTTCAGCCGGAATCTGGATGCCGTCCCGCGACCACGCCAGCGAATGTCCCTCAACCGCCAGTTCCAGAGAAGGGAACCGCGTGGAGCGCCCCTGCACCTCGGCCATCAGCTGGTCGGCCGACACCGTATTGCGAAACGGCCCGCCGTCTCCCGGAACATCGGCCCCGGTCAGCCACACCTTGTCGCAGTTGTGATGCTTCCCCAGAACCATCGGATGGTGCAGCCCGCTGATCGGCGTCACCTCCGTCCGGTGGCGTTCCAGCGATTGCAGCGGCTGCGTGAATTCGAAATCGGTTCCCGCCTTCTCGATCTGCCACGTCAGCGTGTTCACGCCGTTCGGGATGTACAGGAATACGCTCCGTTTCGGAGTCGTCACCGCCGTCCCCTCGGCCATGCAATCGAGCCGGGGAAGAAGCATCGCCACGCCCAGCCCGCGAAGCATTTGCCGCCGTGTCATCCGCCAGCGGTTCGCGTTGAGATTCGCCATTCTGGTGTCCTGGCTTTCTTTGGTCCGTGGGAATTCTGGCAGAAGCTTCGAAATGGAAAGGGACGCGTCAGCGTTTGACGAACAGGTCGGAGACCACGAACGCCTCGAGGATGGATCGCAACCGGTAGTCATCAGCTCGACCCGCTGCCGCGATTTCTTTGAGCTCGTCGCGATCGTCGAACGACATCGTCCGCCGCAGCCCGTAGCAGGCAAGCTTCTCGATGAACGCCGCCTGAAAGTCGTCGAGATGCCCCAGCATCAGCCCCTTGAACTCCTCCGGAGTTTCATATCGGCGGCCATCTGGAAACTGCCCAGCGGAGTTCACCCGCGGGTTGCTTCCTGTCCCCTCGACAGTCTCCTCCTCGCGCCACCGTCCGATGGCGTCGAAGTTCTCGAACGCCAGCCCCAGCGGGTCGATTTTGCTGTGGCACGAGGCGCAGCGGGCGTCGTGGATATGAGCTTCCAGCTTCATGCGCAACGTCGCCTTCGGGGCGTCGACCGGGTTCGGCTCGATGGGGTCGACATTCGCTGGAGGAGGAGGAGGAACGCGCCCGAGGATCGCCTCTGAAACCCATTTCCCTCGATGCACCGGCCGATGCCGCGTCCCGTCCGACGTCAGTGACAGGATCGCCGCCTGGGTGAGCAGTCCGCCACGATGGCTCTCCGCCGACAACGACACGCGCTGAACCGCGGAGCCTGTCAGGCCCGTCTCCGGCAATCCGTAGAACTTCGCCAGCCGTGCGTTCAGCATGCTCCAGTCCGAGTCGATGAACTCGCGAAGCGTCAGCCCCTCGTGGAGCACTTCTTGGAAGAATGCCCGGGGCTCCTCCACCATCGCCTTTTCCAGGCTCGAGTCGTAGTCGGGATACAGCTTCTTGTCGGGCGGAAACTTTCCGACGTTTCGCAACTGCAGCCATTGGCCCGCGAACGAATCGCTGAACCGCCTGGCCCTCGGATCGGCCAGCATCCGCGCGAGTTGCCGCGCCCGCTCCTTCTGATCCCTCAGCTTTCCCTGTTCGGCCAGCAGCAGAAGTTCGTCGTCTGGCATCGTGCTCCACAACAGATACGACAGCCTCGACGCAATCTCCCAGTCGTTGAGCGTCGTTCGATCCTCGTGCTCATCCCCTTCGGTCACGAACAGGAAACTCTTCGAACAGAGGATCGCGAGCATTCCCGCTTTGAGCGCTTCAGCAAACGGTTCCCCGGCCGCGAGTTCGTCTCGCACGATCCCGACGTACGCCTCCAGTTCGCCCGGAGCCGCAGGTCGCCGGAACGCCCGCCGCGCCAGGCGGCCCAGTCCCGCGCGAACCTGGTCCATGTTCCCCGGCTCGCTTGGGAAGTATTCCTCGCGACGCCTCTGCTCCTCGGCCGTCACGATCGGTCCACGGAACGAGACCGAATCCAGGATCAGGAACGGGTAGCGGGGACGTCCCTGCTCATCGGTCAGTTTCATCTGCCAGGGGATCCGCCCCTCTTTGGTGCTCAGGAACGGAGTCCGACCGTGCCGCCCCGATCGTGGATTATTCGACGGCCCCGGCACCTGGTTGATCACCAGGATGTCGGGCCGGCCCTTCGGCAGGTGCGCCTGGAAGGTCACCGTCACCGGCTGGTCTTCCGGCGCGACGACATCTTCCTCATGCAGTACCCGGTCGAGCTTCGACTCATACACAAACAGTCGCGGCGCACGACCGTTCTCGGGCTTCAGCCCGCTCAGCGTGTAACTGATCTCATAAATCCCCGCTTCCGGTAGCGGCTCCGATCCCGAATAGCGATACAGATCGCCCGGCCACATCTCGTAACGCACTTTGTCGATCAAACCGAGTGCGTTCAATCGCTCGCGATGAGGCGGGTCGATCTGCTTCTCGATGATCGCCCGTTTCGTGAACTCCAGCAGCGGCGGCTTCTTGGAAGGGTAGGCCTCGGCCAGAACCACTTCCGCGGCGGCCAGGTATTTCTCGATCTGTGACGGCGAGAGCGTCATCACGGATCCGATCCGCTCCAGGCCCCGCCACTCCGGGTCCTCCAGGAAACCGCCGGGATCGGTCGCGTTGTACTGCACGCCGATCAGGTCGCGGACGGTGTTGACGTATTCTTCCCGGCTGAGCCGGTTGTAAGACACCCGGCCACGCGCCGCGAGACGCGCCGCTTCGCCCTCCTTCATGCGGGCCGACAGCAACTCCACGATCTCGGTGCTCTCCTGCGAACCGGGTCGCTGCTTGTAGTCGGGAGGAGGCATTTCGCCCGAACTGATCCGCTCCATCACCTCCAGCCATTGAGGCGTGTCTTCCAAGCCGATTCGCGGCGAAAGAGTGTCGATGCGAAAGTCGCTCTTCGGCGAATCGGCGCCGTGACAGACCACGCAGTGGGTGTCGAGATACGTCTTGAGCCGCGGCTCGAGAGTGTCTGCCGCGCGGGACGACGCTCCCGGCGCCAGACCCGCGAGAAGCAGCAGGGCGAAGGCGAGACGCCCGCTGGCGCCCGGGGCCAGGCGGGAGCAGCGGGACGTCATCGCCGGGCCGTGGCCGTCGAAGGCTTCCTGGTCGAACCGGATCATTTCAGGGCGAACTCGAAATGGTTGGGGCCGGCCTCCGTCACGCTCGCGGTCAACCCGGATTTCCGCAGGTCCGAGTATTTCTCCGGCACGATCCAGTGGATCTCCGGAGGAACGGCCACGCCCCCCGCCGAGACGTCCACGTCCTCCGGCGTCTTGTTCACGACGTCCACCCGTCGGATCGCGACCTTTTGATCACCCGGAACCGCGCCGTCGAGGTCGCGAAACGTCGTCAGTGCAAACTGGCCCTCGGAATCCGTCCGGCCCGTGCCAGTCGTATTCGCCGTCTCGTTCATGAAGGTCACGTCCGCGTCGGCGATCGGTCGTCCCTTGAACGTCACGACACCGCTGACTGGAACCCGACTCGGACGATTGAGCTTCGCGTCGGGATCGCTCGACGAGCAGCCCGCGACGCACAGGAACAGCAGCAGGCCCGCCGGTCGTCGGCAGGCCCTCCAGAAGAAAAACTGAGTGGCCATGGTATGTGGTCTCTCGCGGAACGAAGCACAGTGACGACAAGCACGCAGGACGAGATCCCGCGGGCACACCTTTGGCGGCGTGCAGCAGAAGTGCGCACAGGCCGCCCCGTTCTGACCGCAACAGGGAACGACGCCATTCCGACAAGTTGCCGAACCTCGACTCGTGAGGTCCGGCAATGACGGCTGTTCCTGTCTGCGCCGCCTAGAACTCACCCACGACTTCCGATTGTCCGATCGTCGCCAGTGCTCCCCATGTCCCATAGGGGCTGGCGCCGCTCAGAGATTCGGGAGCCCCCGGATTTCCAGCGTGGATGTTCTCGCTGATGAACCGGACGGAGCCGTCCGCGAATCCCGCGTGAACGCCGCCGACATGCCAGCTCTGGGCCGTCATCACGCCGACCGAGTTGATGTTGCCGATCACGCACGACGGGCTGTTCGGAGGCAGGATCGCGTTGAAACCGGTGTAGATCGGCATCCCGTCATAGGCACGGGTTCCCCCTGTCCGGTATCCCGACAACGTCGCCGTCGGCAGAAACTCGCGCGTCGCCCGGTTCGCCTGCGCAAGACACAGCGAAGGGTTCGTCTGCAGGCCGACCAGGCTCTCGACCGTGTGCCCGAACAGCGACCGCGGACTCTTTTCGAAGCACCGCTCCGAGATCGCCATCGTGTTGCTCGTTCCGTCGGTCACGTCCTTGAACGCCACGTAGCTCCGCGTGCCGAACATCCCCCGCCGCTGGTACGCCCCCTGGTCGCCGCTCCCCGTCACATGATCGCCAATGCAATAGGAATAGCTCGTGGCCGACTGGGAGCCGTTACGGCCTCCGCGGGGATCACCGACAGGCCGATCCGAAGGGCAGGTCAGCCCCTTTACCTGGAAGCCCATCCCGAACAGGTCGTAGTTGGCGTTCCAGGGTTGCGCTCCGAACGGCTCGAACGTCACGCCGCCGAACGTCTGCGTCGAGCTGATCATGTTGTACAGGTTCGGTTCGTCGTAGAACGGCAACAGCGCGAGCGTCGCATTCAGGCGGTTGCCCGCTGTCCGCGGACCTCCCGATCCGGCCGGAAACCGTCCGTAAACGTCGGCATAGTTGTGCAGCGCCAGCGACATCTGCTTGAGGTTGTTCTTGCACTGGGTCCGTCGTGCTGCCTCGCGTGCCTGCTGCACTGCCGGAAGCAGCAGTGCGATCAGGATGGCGATGATGGCGATCACCACCAGCAGCTCGATGAGTGTGAATCCCCTCGTCCTCTTTTTCGCAGCCATGGAGCGCTCCATTCCGAACAAAAAGAGAAGTACAGAACGCATCGAAACGAACATCGTTCCGGAATCACAATGAAAAAACTCAGAACACAACGACCACTGGCCCGAAAGCACATCCTCAAACTTGCGGACGGGCGATGCCTTCGTCGCTCCTCGCGACGTCGGCTCGGCTCGGTCAGCGCGGCGCACCTCCTTTTCTTCGGAACTCTCCGCTGTACGGAACCTCAACGTACGGCGTGCTGCTCTCGTAGTACGATTCCATCTCTTCTGCCGTGAACACGCGGGAAAACGCCGCGAATTCATCCATCCGGCCACTGAGCCGACGATCGGCGTTGGCGTCCGTGAAATGCGCCAATGGCTTCCAGTTGCCGATCTGCGCCGATCCCAGAGCTGCGATGAGCCCTTGGGGCACGGACGCGGAAGTCTCTCGTTTGCCGTCGACGTACAGGCTCACCTGGCCGACGACCGAGTCGTAAACCAGCCCCAGGTTTGACCAGCGGTTGACGCGCTCAGGAAGAATGGCGCGCGTCTCCGCCCATGCGTTGAAAACGCCGCCTCCTTCAGGACGCACCCCCAGGTTCACGTCGCTCTTGATCGCGAACCGCACTTTCCCGTTCCGTCCCGTCATCCAGTGAACCTGGCCGAGGCGCCCCCATTCGTCCGTCGAATACAGGGAATTGTTCGTCTCATCCACATAGTTCAGCCGCACCCACGTCAGCAGTGTGAACTGGGGAACCTGGACGTTCAGGTTCAACTCGACCCGATCGCTCCGATCGATGAAATCGACAGCGGCCGTCCCCGGAAATCGTCCCTGCACGACCTGCGGTCCAATCACGTTCGCGCCGTTCTTCGGCGAGGCCCCGTCGACCGCTGGCTCGAAGTCGAGCCACGTCAGCAGCGCGGAGTCCTTTTGAAGTCGCGCTGACGCTTCCTGCGAACGCAGGAATTGGCCCGCCTGCAACCCTTCCGATAGCTTTTGAATCTCCCCCGCCTGCAGGAACGAACCCAGGCGTACATCACACGCCTCGCCCGTCCATTCCTGCCGGAGACGCACCGCCTTGTTGGTCGTCAGCAACTGCCGGTTCTTGCTCCCGGTTGATTGCGCGACCACCTCCCCCTGGAACACGTGGACCTCCGCGGCCCCTTCCTGCGACACGTCCACCCCGAATCGCGTTCCAAGATCGATCGCTTTGCCGGAGGGCGTCAGGACTGTGAAACCCTTCGCGGAGGGCGAGATATCTGCCGAAATCCGTCCTCGTTGCAGCCACAACTCCTGGACCGAAACAAAATGAAACTCCGCGGGCGCTTCGATGACGATCTTCGCGCCCCGCGGCGTCGCCAGTTCCACGGAACCGGTGCGAAGCAAGTGAGGCTCCGACCACAAATTCGTTCCGCTTGGCGGATTGTCGTCCCCGATGCTCTCCACCACGGTCGCGAATGCCCGGCCGGACTCTCTCCACTGCCATCCCCCCGCGATCACGAGCAGGAGGCCGCACGCGACAGCCACCCACTTCAGCCGCCCCTTGTTCAACAAGCGTTTCAACAGGGCAGGGGACGTCGACTTGAGCGGAGTCGCGCTCACCATCAGGCTCGCCGCACTCTGCGACAGCGCGGAATCCAGGTTGAGCCGTTCCGCAAATTCCCGACGTGAGTCGGCGCTCTCTCGCAACAGGCCGTTCAGTTCGGCCAGTTCGTCCGCCTCGATCTCATGATCGATGTAACGATTGATCAACTCGGCGAGACGGTGGCCGGAATTCATACGGCGGCCTCCTGGGCGACCTGACGCCGGACGCAATTCAGCAGGGAATGCCTCAGGCGATAAAGCCACTGGTAGAAGGCCACTTTCGTCCGGCCGCTCTGGGCCGCCGCATCTCCCATCGACGACCCCGGTTGATGGGCATGAAGCAGCAACTGCCGCTGCTCGGCCGGAAGCTTGCCAAGGCAGTGCTCCAGGGCGACCCGCTGCGCGCTCAGAGCCGATTCAGACTCCGGGGTCGCCGATTCGTCGGCGATCAGCTCCACCACGTCGCCTGCAAGCGTGCGACGGTCCCGGCCCTGGTCTCGCAGCCACGAAAGCACCTCGAATCGGGCAATCCCGAAGGCCCAGGCGCGAAAATCACCCCCCAGTCGAAATTGACCAAACTTCTCCCACAGCACCACCGCGATGTTCTGCATCAGGTCATCAACGTCGCTTCGAGAGGGGACTAAGCGACGGACGTAGGAACGAATCGACGACTCGTTGGCCGTAAACAATCTGAGAAAAGGAGCATGGCGGTCAGGGGCGTCCCCGACGCCATCAGTCTCCTTGACCGGCCGTTCCGCAATCGGCAACCGACCATGGTCGGCGGCAATTCGCATTCACACTCTCCCGGAGAGCCGGCAATGGAACGCGCCGCGCGATGCCATCACGTCCTCTCTTCCGACAGGAATACCGACCGGCCGCTCGATTCCCGGGGACCAGGCCGCGAGATCCGTTCCGAGTGATCCTCAGGAAATCTCCGCCAGCGGTTGCGACTTAACGCGCATTCACGAGCCAATCTCTGTTTTTCTCCAGAACGGAGAAAAATCTCACACACATCTTACCCATTTCTGCGGTGGCCGCCGTCCCCCAGACCCTCCCCACCGGCCCCCCCTTACGGGCGACTTCCTGCCGGGCCCACGGATTCGCCCCGTTTCTCCCGTCCTCATTTCCCTCCTGTTCTCCACCACATCCACGCTGCCCGCTCCCCACGCCTCCCCAATCCGGCCGCCTTCGTACAAACCTCGCCTCATTGTCGTTAGGATGCGGCGTCGCGGTCATTGGACGGCTCGCAAATCGGCGGTCAGGCGGTACTTCTTTCAAGCGTATGAGCAAACACATTTTTGTGACGGGTGGCGTCGTTTCCTCTTTGGGGAAAGGACTCACCGCGTCGTCGATCGCGATGCTTCTCGAACGTCGCGGACTCCGCGTCCGCATGCAGAAGCTCGATCCTTACATCAACGTCGATCCGGGGACCATGAGCCCCTACCAGCACGGCGAGGTCTATGTCCTCGACGACGGTGCCGAGACCGATCTCGACCTCGGGCACTACGAACGCTTCACCTCGGGACCCCTCACCCGCAAGTCGAACTACACGACCGGCCGGATCTACCAGGCGGTCATCGAAAAGGAACGCCGCGGCGCGTACCTGGGCGGAACGGTCCAGGTCGTTCCCCACGTGACCGATGAGATCAAGTCCGCGATCCTCGGGGTCGGCGGTCGCGATGTCGATGTCGTCATCACCGAGCTCGGCGGGACCGTCGGCGACATTGAAGGCCAGCCCTTCCTCGAAGCGATTCGTCAGATTCCTCTCGAGATCGGCAAGAAGAACTGTCTCTTCATCCACCTCACCCTCGTCCCCTATCTCAAGGCGGCGCGGGAGGCCAAGACCAAGCCGACGCAGCACAGCGTCGGACAGCTCCGCCAGATCGGCATCCAGCCCGATATCCTGATTGTCCGCACCGAACGCCCCATCGGACGCGACCAGACCGACAAGATTGCACTCTTCTGCAACGTCGAAAAGCACGCGGTCATCGAAGAGGTCGACAAGGAATTCTCCATCTACGAAGTGCCGCTCGGCCTCGCGGAACATCGCATCGACCGCCTGATCTGCGACAAGCTCGGCATCCAGGCCGGCGAACTCGAATTCGACGACTGGAAAGACCTGATCCAGCGGGTCCGCAATCCGCAGCATGAAGTCACCGTGGCCGTTGTCGGCAAGTACATCGAGCACCGCGACGCCTACAAGTCGATCTACGAATCGCTCGATCACGCAGGCTTCGCCCACTCGACCCGTGTGGTCGTGAAACGCATCGAGGCCGAAGAGGTCGAACGCCAGGGCCCCGAATCGCTCCTGCAGGGAATTGACGGCCTGCTCGTCCCCGGCGGATTCGGTTACCGCGGCATCGAGGGGAAGATCAAGGCGATCCAGTACGCCCGCGAATGCGAGATTCCCTACTTCGGAATCTGCCTCGGCATGCAGACCGCCGTCATCGAGTTCGCCCGCAATGTCCTCGGGCTCAAGGGCGCCAACAGCACCGAGTTCGCGGCTGATACCTCCCACCCGGTCATCTGCATGCTGGAAGACCAGCGGCGGATCACCAACATGGGCGGAACCATGCGCCTCGGCGCACAGCCCTGCGTCCTCACGCCCGGCCTGAAGTCCGAGGCGGCCTACGGAAAGACCGAAATCTCCGAACGCCACCGGCACCGGTACGAGTTCAATCCGGAGTACACGCAGCAGTTTGAACAGGCCGGGATGGCGATCAGCGGCCGCAGCCCCGATGGGAAGCTCGTCGAAGTCGTCGAAGTTCCCGATCACCCGTGGTTCGTCGCAGTTCAGTACCACCCGGAATTCAAGTCCAAGCCGCAGTCGCCCCATCCTCTCTTCCATGACTTCATTGCCGCAGCGCTCGTGCGCCGGCAGGAACGGATCGGAGCGGCCGTTTAACTGAAGTTCAGGCTCCTGGGCCCGCCAGTCGACGCGCGCAGCGGTCGATCTGGATGACTTGCCGGCGTGATCATGTCCGTTGCATTGCTGTCGACTGAAGAAGTTGCCGCCAGGTTTCCCCTGACGCTGGCCGTCATTGAAAAGGGAAAGCGCCAGAACCTGCACTTCGGTGTCGTGGCCTCGATTCGCAGGGGCGGCGCCCCCTTTGCAGACTTCGCCGTCGGCGAAGCGGCAGATGGGCTGCCCCTCGAAACCGGCCATCTGATGCCCTGGCTCTCGGCCGGCAAACCGCTGACAGCCGTCGCCATCCTCCGTCAGGTCGAGCTGGGCCGCCTGAATCTCGATCGCCCCGTGGCGGAAGTCATCCCCGAGTTCGCCGCCAACGGCAAACACGAGATCACCCTCAAGCACCTCCTCACCCATACCGCCGGGCTCGATCCCGCGCCGGTCGGCTGGCCGCAGGCCCCCTGGGCCTCCATCACCGAACGCATCTGCGAACGCGGAGTCCGCAACGGATTCGTCGTCGGCCAGGACGCCGCGTACGACCCCGCGCGCAGCTGGTTCGTGCTCGGTGAACTCCTCCGACGCACCGACGGACGCATGCCGCACGAAATCGTCCAGAACGACATCTGCCGCCCCATCGGCATGGCCTCCACTTGGATGGCCATGACCCCCGCGGAATATGCGGCCAACGCGGAACGCATCGGAAAAGTCGCCGCCCGAGACGACAAAGGCGCCCTCAAGGCCACTCACACCTGGGCCGAAAGCTTCTGGACCGCTCCCAGCCCCGGAAGCTCGATGCGCGGCCCGGTTCACGAACTCGCACTGTTCTACGAAATGCTCCTCCGCGGCGGTGCGCTCAACGGCACGCGAATCCTCGCGCCCGAAACAGTCTTGCAGATGACCGCCCGTCACCGCGAAGGCCGCTTCGACTCCACCTTCCAGCATCAGGTCGATTTCGGCCTCGGCGTCCTCCTCGATTCCAACCACTACGGCGCCGAGACCGTTCCCTATGGATTCGGCCGCCACTCCTCACCGCAGGCCTTCGGCCACGGCGGCGCACAGACATCGATCGGCTTCTGCGATCCCGAACATGAACTCGTCGTCGCCTGGGTCGCCAATGGCGCTCCGGGCGAGGCCCAGCACAACCGGAGAAATCGCGACTTGAACTCGGCCATCTATCGTGACCTGGGACTGGGCAACGATGCTTGAGTCGACGTTCGTCCCCCTCTGGGATTCCGCCGGCCCGGTCGTGCTCTCGGCCATCCTGGGGACGATTTCGGCCATCGCCGCGTTCCTCCTGACCGCACGCAGCCTCCGACTCTGCGAATCCCCCTCCACGCCCGCCGCCGCCCTCTGGGCGATCGCGGGTGGAATGTGTGTCGCACTATTCGTCCATTCCGCGATCACGCACGATGTCCTCGGCATCCCGGAAGTTCGCCCCTCGCATGCGTGGCACCGTCTCCGGATCGTCTTCCACGCCGGGTTGATTGTGCTCCTCACGGCCATCACCGCGACCGACTGGCGGACCTGTTTCATTCCGCTGTTCGTCCCGATCGCCGGCATGGTCGCCGCCCCGCTGCTCGCATTTATCAGCGGCGACCTTCAGATCGCTCATGTCTGGGTCGATTGGAACGCCGAGGTTCCGCAGCTCGCCGGGCCCTATCTCCCGAGTTGGCTCGGCACATCTCCCCATCTGCACGGCCTCGCCTGGAGTCTCGCCGGGGCCGCTGTCGGCGCCGCCATGGCCTGGGTCGTGAGGCGCGTTTCCGGCTGGGTGCTTGGCCAGCCCGCCCTCGGCGAAGGCGACGTTTGGCTCATGGCGATGATCGGGGTGTTTCTCGGCTGGCAGCCGACCGTGCTCGCGTTCGCGATCGCTCCGATCGCCGCCCTCGTTATCGGCCTGCCGACGAAAGCCCTCTCCGGCCGTCCCTACATCCCCTATGGACCGTTTCTCGCACTTGGAGCAGTGGTCGTTCTGTTCACCTGGCGCTGGTTGTGGATGTTCGAGGTCGGCCTGGGAACGGCGGTCAATTCCAAGGCCCGCCTCGCGAAGTTCCGCCTGCGCGATGTCTTCGGCGACCTCTGGCTGATGATCGGCGTTTCAGCCGTCGTCGTCGTCGCGCTGGCCGTGATGCTCGGCTGGCGACGCTGGGCCATCGGCGGCGTCACGGCCGATCTCAGCGAACGCCGCGGAGCAGGGGACACCCCCCCGGCTCCACAATCGCCGCCGCAATCCGTTGCAGAAGTAGCGGAGCCTCTTCAACCATCGCCGCCCCCGCCCCCGCCCCCGCCCCCGCCCCCGCCCGCATCGCCCTCCGCCGACCCGGAATAGTCAGATGGCCGGTTCGCCCAGCCTTGGTTCGTCCACCGGGGCAGGCTGAAGCTCTCTCAGCGATTGAAGACGCCGCAGTTCGGGCCAGCGCAGCGCGATCCCGGCGACTACGAAAATCGAGCCCACCCCGCCGGCTACAACTGCGGCCACTGCTCCCAGGTATCGGGCCGCCACTCCCGATTCGAGGCCGCCGATCTCGTTGCTCGCGCCGACGAAAACCTGGTTCACCGCCGACACCCGCCCCCGCATCGAGTCGGGAGTGATCGTCTGCACGAGCGTGTTTCGGACGACGACGCTGATGTTGTCGCACGCTCCCACCAGCACGAGCATCGCCAGGCTCAGCCAGAAGTTCGTCGACAGACCGAACACAATCGTCGCCGCACCGAATCCGGCAACCGACCACAGCAGTTTGCGGCCCGTGTTCCGCGTCAGCGGCAGGTGCGCCAGAGTCACGGCCATGGCCGCCGCGCCGAAGG contains:
- a CDS encoding carboxypeptidase-like regulatory domain-containing protein; the encoded protein is MATQFFFWRACRRPAGLLLFLCVAGCSSSDPDAKLNRPSRVPVSGVVTFKGRPIADADVTFMNETANTTGTGRTDSEGQFALTTFRDLDGAVPGDQKVAIRRVDVVNKTPEDVDVSAGGVAVPPEIHWIVPEKYSDLRKSGLTASVTEAGPNHFEFALK
- a CDS encoding DUF1592 domain-containing protein — protein: MIRFDQEAFDGHGPAMTSRCSRLAPGASGRLAFALLLLAGLAPGASSRAADTLEPRLKTYLDTHCVVCHGADSPKSDFRIDTLSPRIGLEDTPQWLEVMERISSGEMPPPDYKQRPGSQESTEIVELLSARMKEGEAARLAARGRVSYNRLSREEYVNTVRDLIGVQYNATDPGGFLEDPEWRGLERIGSVMTLSPSQIEKYLAAAEVVLAEAYPSKKPPLLEFTKRAIIEKQIDPPHRERLNALGLIDKVRYEMWPGDLYRYSGSEPLPEAGIYEISYTLSGLKPENGRAPRLFVYESKLDRVLHEEDVVAPEDQPVTVTFQAHLPKGRPDILVINQVPGPSNNPRSGRHGRTPFLSTKEGRIPWQMKLTDEQGRPRYPFLILDSVSFRGPIVTAEEQRRREEYFPSEPGNMDQVRAGLGRLARRAFRRPAAPGELEAYVGIVRDELAAGEPFAEALKAGMLAILCSKSFLFVTEGDEHEDRTTLNDWEIASRLSYLLWSTMPDDELLLLAEQGKLRDQKERARQLARMLADPRARRFSDSFAGQWLQLRNVGKFPPDKKLYPDYDSSLEKAMVEEPRAFFQEVLHEGLTLREFIDSDWSMLNARLAKFYGLPETGLTGSAVQRVSLSAESHRGGLLTQAAILSLTSDGTRHRPVHRGKWVSEAILGRVPPPPPANVDPIEPNPVDAPKATLRMKLEAHIHDARCASCHSKIDPLGLAFENFDAIGRWREEETVEGTGSNPRVNSAGQFPDGRRYETPEEFKGLMLGHLDDFQAAFIEKLACYGLRRTMSFDDRDELKEIAAAGRADDYRLRSILEAFVVSDLFVKR
- a CDS encoding DUF1559 domain-containing protein encodes the protein MAAKKRTRGFTLIELLVVIAIIAILIALLLPAVQQAREAARRTQCKNNLKQMSLALHNYADVYGRFPAGSGGPRTAGNRLNATLALLPFYDEPNLYNMISSTQTFGGVTFEPFGAQPWNANYDLFGMGFQVKGLTCPSDRPVGDPRGGRNGSQSATSYSYCIGDHVTGSGDQGAYQRRGMFGTRSYVAFKDVTDGTSNTMAISERCFEKSPRSLFGHTVESLVGLQTNPSLCLAQANRATREFLPTATLSGYRTGGTRAYDGMPIYTGFNAILPPNSPSCVIGNINSVGVMTAQSWHVGGVHAGFADGSVRFISENIHAGNPGAPESLSGASPYGTWGALATIGQSEVVGEF
- a CDS encoding DUF1552 domain-containing protein, with product MANLNANRWRMTRRQMLRGLGVAMLLPRLDCMAEGTAVTTPKRSVFLYIPNGVNTLTWQIEKAGTDFEFTQPLQSLERHRTEVTPISGLHHPMVLGKHHNCDKVWLTGADVPGDGGPFRNTVSADQLMAEVQGRSTRFPSLELAVEGHSLAWSRDGIQIPAERNTVNVFNMLFGVEKESPQAIRRRLNRRGSILDLVADDASRMHRRLGQNDRDKLDEYLTAVRQVEVRTQRAESWLNVPKPKLDSGDASRLGRKADMSVVSEYHRLFYDLMVMALRTDSTRVITCMICSESNGGAIPDIGISQTRHGLSHHNGDPEQLRRLTQTDTFLVEQFSYFLDQLKAHREENGQTLLDTTQVLWGSGMAYGHSHGNANLPTLLAGGRALGYRHGQHVDFNLPKIGQYNVADAAGHYRLCSRPVDSDARLSNLLLTMLQRVDVPAGTFQDGIRPLSELLA